In Oryza sativa Japonica Group chromosome 2, ASM3414082v1, the following are encoded in one genomic region:
- the LOC4330857 gene encoding uncharacterized protein isoform X1 has translation MDPADGEDSLSKAFRYRDDVVNKRSQSGGNHGVSGLHGSGSFSDGFWGDGVGEDGHIGDLHGSPGVHGHHVSPAPHGAGSSGGSPVFHGAGAGHRDATVFQAVADVSPPGRGRGRRGGHGGGPGRGKRSATQPSARGGRGNKVPYKPPRPSSSATVVGDAEGAAGVDNDFTEETMDSAPHGMMGMYGSDDDDEEEDETIIVASRQLDMMRKFGPVLTSFGMFYAENYLNKSKYRKANLAGHAWVMRNLEVPQDCYDMFRMSRPLFERLHNLLVSSYGLKSTSKMDSVEALEMFLWTIGAPQSFVQVKNRFERSKGKISRKFNEVLQSIYLLSKDLVKPRDPNFTTIHPRLLDDRFEPHFNNCIGAIDGTHIPVVVPASKVVQHVGRNKYPTQNGLAICDFDMRFALIVAGWPGSAHDMRVFNDALRKYAAIFPHPPPGKFYLVDSGYPNRLGYLSPYKGTKYHLPEFREGPRPSGKKEVFNHLHSSLRNVIERSFGVLKMKWRILLDLPSYPMLKQTKIIHACMALHNFIRDSKLSDEEFDLCDNDENYMPMPSSQGNASHMGDEDGDANAFRDSIADALFARR, from the exons ATGGATCCTGCAGATGGTGAGGACTCCCTCTCGAAAGCATTTCGATACCGTGATGATGTGGTGAATAAGCGATCCCAATCAGGAGGCAACCATGGCGTCTCTGGCCTACATGGCTCCGGCAGCTTCTCTGATGGATTTtggggcgacggcgtcggcgaagATGGACATATAGGCGATCTTCATGGCTCACCCGGCGTCCACGGCCACCATGTCTCGCCTGCCCCCCATGGCGCCGGCAGTTCTGGCGGATCACCCGTCTTCCATGGAGCCGGTGCCGGGCACCGCGACGCCACTGTGTTCCAAGCGGTGGCAGATGTGTCTCCCCCTGGCAGAGGCCGTGGACGGCGTGGCGGGCATGGTGGTGGACCTGGACGTGGTAAGAGATCGGCCACACAACCTTCCGCACGTGGTGGCCGAGGAAACAAGGTGCCATACAAGCCACCAAGGCCATCCAGCAGTGCAACTGTTgtcggcgacgccgagggagcAGCTGGTGTAGACAATGACTTCACAGAAGAAACAATGGACAGTGCGCCTCATGGAATG ATGGGCATGTATGGAagtgatgatgacgatgaggaggaggatgaaaCTATTATTGTTGCTAGCAGACAACTAGATATGATGAGAAAATTTGGACCGGTGTTGACATCATTTGGTATGTTCTACGCTGAAAATTATTTGAACAAGTCCAAGTATAGAAAAGCTAATTTAGCGGGTCATGCTTGGGTTATGAGAAACCTTGAAGTTCCACAAGATTGTTATGACATGTTTAGAATGAGTAGGCCACTCTTTGAGAGGTTACATAATTTGTTGGTCTCATCTTATGGTCTGAAGTCAACTAGTAAGATGGATTCAGTTGAAGCTTTAGAAATGTTTTTGTGGACCATTGGGGCTCCACAATCATTTGTTCAAGTTAAGAACCGATTTGAGAGGTCAAAAGGAAAAATTAGTAGAAAATTCAATGAAGTGTTGCAGAGTATCTATCTCCTTTCAAAAGATCTTGTCAAACCTAGAGACCCAAACTTCACAACTATTCACCCAAGACTACTTGATGATCGGTTTGAGCCCCATTTCAACAATTGCATAGGTGCAATAGATGGGACACATATACCAGTAGTTGTGCCCGCATCAAAGGTGGTTCAACATGTGGGTAGAAATAAATATCCGACGCAAAATGGCTTGGCCATTTGTGACTTTGACATGAGGTTTGCATTAATTGTTGCGGGGTGGCCTGGATCGGCACATGATATGAGGGTGTTCAATGATGCTTTGCGCAAATATGCCGCTATCTTCCCTCATCCACCACCTG GGAAATTTTACCTTGTTGACTCGGGCTATCCAAATCGACTAGGATATCTATCTCCATATAAAGGGACCAAATACCATTTACCGGAATTTCGAGAGGGTCCACGTCCTAGTGGCAAGAAGGAGGTGTTCAACCACTTACATTCATCGCTTCGTAATGTGATTGAGCGCTCTTTTGGTGTTTTAAAAATGAAATGGAGAATTCTATTGGACTTACCAAGTTATCCAATGCtcaagcaaacaaaaataatacATGCTTGCATGGCGCTGCATAATTTTATTCGAGATAGCAAATTGAGTGATGAAGAGTTTGATCTGTGTGATAATGATGAAAACTACATGCCGATGCCTTCATCTCAAGGGAATGCCAGTCACATGGGAGACGAAGATGGGGACGCAAATGCCTTCCGTGATAGTATTGCTGATGCTTTATTTGCTAGGAGATAA
- the LOC4330857 gene encoding L10-interacting MYB domain-containing protein-like isoform X3 — protein sequence MDPADGGNHGVSGLHGSGSFSDGFWGDGVGEDGHIGDLHGSPGVHGHHVSPAPHGAGSSGGSPVFHGAGAGHRDATVFQAVADVSPPGRGRGRRGGHGGGPGRGKRSATQPSARGGRGNKVPYKPPRPSSSATVVGDAEGAAGVDNDFTEETMDSAPHGMKEELDKADWSSTHNRIFCELCVQQIEDGNRPIGIMTTRWYQIIAKKYFQKTGLRHNKTQLKNRWDVLKSMYSFWLGLLNDTGLGWDHAKGTVAAPVEYWKKVTKGHSEWKKLQHGPPECLELLDEMFGTIAVDGSSACAPGENAGGDDASGDVQDLGDTPVDCSLGKKPVKRGSSSTATSPYKKVKNPMVRIMRNIQTTMDTNCDIANKVMQGEFRFNSIKEVMDLVVDCGAAEGSAEHFMATRLFVKAEHRDMFKTLTTKVGRLSWLQRWCEKEGQQ from the exons ATGGATCCTGCAGATG GAGGCAACCATGGCGTCTCTGGCCTACATGGCTCCGGCAGCTTCTCTGATGGATTTtggggcgacggcgtcggcgaagATGGACATATAGGCGATCTTCATGGCTCACCCGGCGTCCACGGCCACCATGTCTCGCCTGCCCCCCATGGCGCCGGCAGTTCTGGCGGATCACCCGTCTTCCATGGAGCCGGTGCCGGGCACCGCGACGCCACTGTGTTCCAAGCGGTGGCAGATGTGTCTCCCCCTGGCAGAGGCCGTGGACGGCGTGGCGGGCATGGTGGTGGACCTGGACGTGGTAAGAGATCGGCCACACAACCTTCCGCACGTGGTGGCCGAGGAAACAAGGTGCCATACAAGCCACCAAGGCCATCCAGCAGTGCAACTGTTgtcggcgacgccgagggagcAGCTGGTGTAGACAATGACTTCACAGAAGAAACAATGGACAGTGCGCCTCATGGAATG AAGGAGGAGCTTGATAAAGCAGATTGGTCTAGCACACACAATAGGATATTTTGTGAACTATGCGTACAACAAATTGAAGACGGCAATAGGCCTATCGGGATAATGACTACTAGATGGTACCAGATCATAGCCAAAAAGTACTTCCAAAAGACAGGGCTAAGACACAATAAGACACAACTGAAGAACCGGTGGGATGTGCTGAAATCCATGTACAGCTTTTGGCTTGGTCTCCTTAACGACACAGGGCTTGGATGGGATCATGCAAAAGGAACAGTTGCTGCACCTGTTGAGTACTGGAAAAAAGTCACCAAG GGACATTCTGAATGGAAGAAGCTACAACATGGACCACCAGAATGTTTAGAATTGCTGGATGAAATGTTTGGTACTATTGCTGTTGATGGTTCTTCTGCTTGTGCACCTGGAGAAAATGCTGGAGGGGATGATGCAAGTGGTGATGTACAGGACCTTGGCGACACACCAGTAGATTGCTCATTGGGTAAAAAACCAGTGAAGCGAGGGTCTTCCAGCACCGCCACTAGTCCATACAAGAAGGTTAAGAACCCCATGGTTAGGATAATGAGGAATATTCAAACCACTATGGATACCAATTGTGATATTGCCAACAAGGTGATGCAAGGTGAATTTAGGTTCAATTCCATTAAGGAGGTGATGGATTTGGTGGTGGATTGCGGGGCAGCAGAAGGAAGTGCGGAGCATTTCATGGCTACAAGATTATTTGTGAAAGCTGAACATCGTGATATGTTCAAGACTCTTACCACCAAGGTGGGAAGGCTCTCTTGGTTGCAGAGATGGTGCGAGAAGGAAGGGCAGCAGTAG
- the LOC4330857 gene encoding L10-interacting MYB domain-containing protein-like isoform X2 has translation MDPADGEDSLSKAFRYRDDVVNKRSQSGGNHGVSGLHGSGSFSDGFWGDGVGEDGHIGDLHGSPGVHGHHVSPAPHGAGSSGGSPVFHGAGAGHRDATVFQAVADVSPPGRGRGRRGGHGGGPGRGKRSATQPSARGGRGNKVPYKPPRPSSSATVVGDAEGAAGVDNDFTEETMDSAPHGMKEELDKADWSSTHNRIFCELCVQQIEDGNRPIGIMTTRWYQIIAKKYFQKTGLRHNKTQLKNRWDVLKSMYSFWLGLLNDTGLGWDHAKGTVAAPVEYWKKVTKGHSEWKKLQHGPPECLELLDEMFGTIAVDGSSACAPGENAGGDDASGDVQDLGDTPVDCSLGKKPVKRGSSSTATSPYKKVKNPMVRIMRNIQTTMDTNCDIANKVMQGEFRFNSIKEVMDLVVDCGAAEGSAEHFMATRLFVKAEHRDMFKTLTTKVGRLSWLQRWCEKEGQQ, from the exons ATGGATCCTGCAGATGGTGAGGACTCCCTCTCGAAAGCATTTCGATACCGTGATGATGTGGTGAATAAGCGATCCCAATCAGGAGGCAACCATGGCGTCTCTGGCCTACATGGCTCCGGCAGCTTCTCTGATGGATTTtggggcgacggcgtcggcgaagATGGACATATAGGCGATCTTCATGGCTCACCCGGCGTCCACGGCCACCATGTCTCGCCTGCCCCCCATGGCGCCGGCAGTTCTGGCGGATCACCCGTCTTCCATGGAGCCGGTGCCGGGCACCGCGACGCCACTGTGTTCCAAGCGGTGGCAGATGTGTCTCCCCCTGGCAGAGGCCGTGGACGGCGTGGCGGGCATGGTGGTGGACCTGGACGTGGTAAGAGATCGGCCACACAACCTTCCGCACGTGGTGGCCGAGGAAACAAGGTGCCATACAAGCCACCAAGGCCATCCAGCAGTGCAACTGTTgtcggcgacgccgagggagcAGCTGGTGTAGACAATGACTTCACAGAAGAAACAATGGACAGTGCGCCTCATGGAATG AAGGAGGAGCTTGATAAAGCAGATTGGTCTAGCACACACAATAGGATATTTTGTGAACTATGCGTACAACAAATTGAAGACGGCAATAGGCCTATCGGGATAATGACTACTAGATGGTACCAGATCATAGCCAAAAAGTACTTCCAAAAGACAGGGCTAAGACACAATAAGACACAACTGAAGAACCGGTGGGATGTGCTGAAATCCATGTACAGCTTTTGGCTTGGTCTCCTTAACGACACAGGGCTTGGATGGGATCATGCAAAAGGAACAGTTGCTGCACCTGTTGAGTACTGGAAAAAAGTCACCAAG GGACATTCTGAATGGAAGAAGCTACAACATGGACCACCAGAATGTTTAGAATTGCTGGATGAAATGTTTGGTACTATTGCTGTTGATGGTTCTTCTGCTTGTGCACCTGGAGAAAATGCTGGAGGGGATGATGCAAGTGGTGATGTACAGGACCTTGGCGACACACCAGTAGATTGCTCATTGGGTAAAAAACCAGTGAAGCGAGGGTCTTCCAGCACCGCCACTAGTCCATACAAGAAGGTTAAGAACCCCATGGTTAGGATAATGAGGAATATTCAAACCACTATGGATACCAATTGTGATATTGCCAACAAGGTGATGCAAGGTGAATTTAGGTTCAATTCCATTAAGGAGGTGATGGATTTGGTGGTGGATTGCGGGGCAGCAGAAGGAAGTGCGGAGCATTTCATGGCTACAAGATTATTTGTGAAAGCTGAACATCGTGATATGTTCAAGACTCTTACCACCAAGGTGGGAAGGCTCTCTTGGTTGCAGAGATGGTGCGAGAAGGAAGGGCAGCAGTAG